A single genomic interval of Candidatus Acidiferrales bacterium harbors:
- a CDS encoding TonB-dependent receptor codes for MQKISTASLIFFLSLKVFAGDTGKIAGRVVDGSSKEPLVGATVMVVGTSFGAATDLDGRYVILNVQPGVYTVRASAVGYQPVESKNNNVSIDLTTEVDFELNESAVTTEPVVVTAQKPLVQKDMTASTAVVSSSQIEAMPVTSMQDVLNLQAGIYVDRDLHLHARGGRWGEVTYMIDGVPVTDSYDGSTVVDVNKNSIQEMQLVTGAFNAEYGQAMSGIVNIATKTGGDEFKGSITAYGGSYATSHSDIFAGLQKIDPLSIRWLEGSLDGPIVSDKLFFYADARYYYTAGDLMGIRKFNTYDRTNAIAASPSDWIIRATGNGQVVPLAPYLEGYGQGKLTYKVTPEFQLSYNFILDNARGKDFDWSYKYNPDGELSNFKKGYLNTLNLTHTLNPSTFYTLGLSYYFRDYREYLDESPFSISDLFARQDPFNQQYVHTALLQAPEGTFLTGGTNMAHNIHSTNTYVAKFDITSQVSDEHMIKAGLEFDQYQLFLHNINLQMQGKDIERNPITDADTNAFLESPIFIPGTESPNNLMYLHKPQQFSAYLQDKMEYKSLIVNLGVRLDWFHPDGQILASPADPNVYAPVEPQYQDSVIAPVGSRINGVTVTSTNQHDLAVQQRMKFWYRNASDKYQLSPRLGVSFPITDRGIVHFSYGLFFQMPSFDELYQSPGYKLQLAGNSNLGVIGNPDLQPEETTSGELGLQQQLTDDISIDITGFFRDIRNLAGTLNEIEYVAGGSYEYSKFVNTDFGFVKGIVISVDKRFSNSISATVDYTFQIAKGDASDPNAAFNLRNSGVQPETQLIPLDWDQQHTLNASLNYDNADDWGASFIFRYGSGTPYTPQGLSNVGELVYNSGLKPSTYNLDARLYKNFKLGTTLLSIFLSVNNVLDTKNAVNVYNDTGLPDVSLAEESLLQSNPSQRVATVQDWYTNPSFYSEPRRVEFGTTISF; via the coding sequence ATGCAAAAGATTTCTACTGCTTCATTGATTTTTTTTCTTTCATTAAAAGTTTTCGCCGGAGACACAGGCAAGATAGCCGGAAGAGTAGTGGATGGCTCGTCGAAAGAACCTCTAGTCGGAGCAACAGTCATGGTGGTAGGAACTTCCTTTGGTGCTGCTACCGATCTTGATGGAAGATATGTGATCCTGAATGTACAGCCGGGCGTGTACACAGTCCGGGCGAGCGCTGTCGGGTACCAGCCTGTCGAGAGTAAGAATAATAACGTATCAATTGATCTGACAACTGAAGTTGACTTCGAATTGAACGAGTCTGCCGTCACGACTGAACCCGTGGTAGTGACGGCACAGAAGCCGTTGGTCCAGAAAGACATGACCGCATCCACGGCGGTTGTCAGCAGCTCTCAGATCGAGGCCATGCCAGTTACCAGCATGCAGGATGTGCTGAATTTGCAGGCCGGAATTTATGTCGATAGAGATTTACACTTGCATGCCAGAGGCGGCCGCTGGGGTGAGGTAACCTATATGATCGACGGTGTGCCGGTTACAGACAGCTATGATGGCTCAACTGTTGTCGACGTCAACAAAAACTCAATTCAAGAAATGCAGCTCGTTACCGGTGCCTTCAACGCGGAATACGGACAGGCGATGAGCGGGATCGTAAATATTGCCACCAAGACAGGCGGCGATGAGTTCAAAGGGAGCATCACGGCGTATGGCGGGAGCTATGCGACTTCACACTCAGATATTTTCGCAGGGCTCCAAAAAATAGATCCGCTTTCTATTCGATGGCTCGAAGGATCGCTTGACGGCCCTATTGTCAGCGATAAGCTCTTCTTCTATGCCGATGCTCGTTATTACTACACGGCGGGCGACCTGATGGGCATTAGAAAGTTCAACACCTATGATCGGACAAATGCAATTGCTGCGAGCCCAAGTGATTGGATAATACGAGCAACCGGCAATGGGCAGGTCGTTCCGCTGGCTCCGTACTTGGAGGGATATGGCCAGGGAAAGCTCACATATAAAGTCACTCCGGAATTCCAGTTGTCATACAATTTTATTTTGGACAACGCGCGCGGAAAGGATTTTGACTGGAGTTACAAGTATAACCCTGATGGGGAGCTGAGCAATTTTAAGAAAGGGTACCTGAACACTCTTAACCTAACTCATACGTTGAACCCCTCAACATTTTACACTCTTGGACTTTCCTACTATTTCAGAGACTATCGCGAATACTTGGACGAAAGTCCTTTTTCAATTTCAGATTTGTTCGCAAGGCAGGACCCATTTAACCAGCAATATGTTCATACTGCACTCCTGCAGGCTCCTGAAGGGACCTTCCTCACGGGCGGAACGAACATGGCACACAATATTCACAGCACGAACACCTATGTCGCGAAGTTCGACATAACCAGTCAGGTCTCCGACGAACACATGATCAAAGCAGGTTTGGAATTCGACCAGTATCAATTGTTTCTACATAACATAAATTTGCAGATGCAAGGAAAAGATATCGAGCGTAACCCTATAACGGATGCGGATACCAACGCGTTTCTCGAATCACCTATATTCATCCCCGGGACAGAATCTCCGAATAACCTGATGTACCTCCATAAGCCGCAGCAATTCTCCGCTTATTTGCAGGACAAGATGGAATACAAGTCTCTTATCGTCAACTTAGGAGTGAGATTGGATTGGTTTCATCCAGACGGACAGATCCTTGCTAGTCCTGCCGATCCCAATGTGTACGCACCAGTCGAGCCGCAATATCAGGACAGTGTCATCGCTCCTGTTGGCAGCAGGATCAACGGCGTCACAGTAACATCGACCAATCAGCATGACCTTGCAGTGCAACAGAGGATGAAATTCTGGTACAGGAATGCCTCAGATAAATACCAGCTCAGTCCGAGGCTTGGCGTGTCGTTTCCCATAACGGACCGCGGCATCGTTCATTTTTCCTACGGGCTTTTCTTTCAAATGCCGTCGTTTGATGAGTTATATCAGAGCCCCGGCTACAAGTTACAGCTGGCGGGAAATTCCAATCTCGGAGTCATAGGAAATCCCGATCTGCAGCCCGAAGAAACGACGAGCGGCGAACTCGGGCTGCAGCAACAGCTCACGGACGATATTTCGATTGACATCACGGGATTTTTCAGGGACATCCGAAATTTGGCTGGAACGCTTAACGAGATTGAATACGTGGCAGGAGGTTCATATGAGTACAGCAAGTTCGTGAACACAGATTTCGGCTTTGTGAAAGGGATAGTGATCTCAGTAGACAAGAGATTCTCAAATTCTATTTCCGCAACGGTAGATTATACATTTCAAATCGCGAAAGGCGATGCATCGGATCCCAACGCTGCATTCAACCTGAGAAACAGCGGCGTGCAGCCCGAGACGCAGTTGATTCCGCTCGATTGGGATCAGCAGCATACTCTCAACGCATCACTCAATTACGATAACGCCGATGACTGGGGAGCCAGCTTCATATTCAGATACGGTAGTGGTACACCCTACACTCCGCAGGGGCTCTCGAATGTCGGAGAGCTTGTATATAACTCCGGCCTAAAACCTTCGACTTACAACCTGGATGCTCGCCTGTACAAGAATTTCAAACTCGGAACGACTTTGCTGTCGATTTTCTTGAGTGTCAACAACGTGCTCGATACGAAAAACGCCGTCAATGTTTACAACGATACAGGTTTGCCGGACGTTTCTCTGGCGGAAGAGTCGCTCCTGCAATCTAATCCTTCGCAGAGAGTTGCGACAGTTCAAGATTGGTACACAAATCCAAGTTTTTACTCCGAACCGAGAAGAGTCGAATTTGGAACAACAATTTCCTTTTAA
- a CDS encoding LacI family DNA-binding transcriptional regulator: MALKVTIYDIAREASVGIGTVSRVLNNHPNVTPETRQRVKDVLRRLKYQPHTYAQRLARRQSETVSAIIPFFTNYFFIEVLQGVQDRISQLGYDLVLYGVNDVSQVEAYLARALQRGKVDGILFFSMKLPEKIIPRLEETGLPVVLVDTTSPDFDSISVANAEGAYAATTHLIELGHRKVGLINAKLASTPAIERLQGYRRALENHGIIFSDTLVRTGNNNKQDGFNREAGYEAMMEFIKTGSEMPRAFFISSDIQAMGSIAALAENGLKVPEDVAIVGFDDIELARHIKLTTMRQPMYQIGVLALERLVARMANPDMEVLHTTFSPTLIVRESCGALRRNQN, encoded by the coding sequence ATGGCTTTAAAGGTTACAATCTACGATATCGCAAGAGAGGCTAGCGTCGGCATCGGAACTGTTTCACGCGTTCTTAACAATCACCCAAATGTAACTCCTGAAACTCGCCAACGTGTGAAAGATGTTCTCAGAAGGTTGAAGTATCAGCCGCACACATATGCCCAACGCCTTGCACGCAGACAGTCTGAAACCGTTTCTGCAATAATTCCATTTTTTACAAACTACTTCTTCATTGAAGTGCTCCAGGGCGTCCAGGACAGGATTTCCCAGCTGGGATATGACTTGGTGCTCTACGGGGTAAACGATGTCAGTCAGGTTGAGGCCTATCTTGCGCGCGCTCTTCAGAGGGGGAAAGTGGATGGGATTTTATTTTTTTCCATGAAACTCCCTGAAAAAATAATTCCGAGATTGGAAGAGACCGGACTTCCCGTTGTGCTCGTTGATACCACGTCTCCCGATTTCGATTCGATTTCGGTGGCGAATGCCGAAGGTGCATACGCAGCCACAACACATCTAATCGAACTCGGCCACCGCAAGGTGGGATTGATAAATGCAAAACTCGCCAGCACGCCGGCTATCGAGCGGCTTCAAGGTTATAGACGCGCTCTTGAGAATCACGGGATAATTTTTTCCGATACTCTCGTAAGAACCGGAAACAACAACAAGCAAGATGGATTCAATCGCGAGGCGGGCTACGAAGCCATGATGGAGTTCATCAAGACGGGTTCGGAAATGCCGAGAGCATTTTTTATCTCCTCGGACATTCAAGCGATGGGCTCGATAGCGGCACTGGCGGAGAATGGATTAAAGGTCCCTGAGGACGTCGCAATTGTCGGATTCGATGACATTGAGCTCGCGAGGCATATCAAGCTGACCACAATGCGACAGCCGATGTACCAAATTGGAGTACTTGCCCTTGAGCGGCTTGTAGCACGGATGGCAAATCCGGATATGGAAGTGTTACACACCACATTTTCGCCGACGCTTATCGTGAGAGAAAGCTGCGGTGCTTTGAGGAGAAATCAAAATTGA
- the gmk gene encoding guanylate kinase, whose amino-acid sequence MNRGLLLVISAPSGAGKTTIVREVLQRFPSFEFSVSATTREMRPGEINGRDYFFLSKSDFENKIAGGELVEYEEIYSNYYGTLKGEIERAISAGENIVFDVDVKGGLSIKKKFPQAVTIFIKPPSFEILKERLEMRGSETKEQIERRLKRVPMELEKGEFYDYIIINDDLERAVSEVSEIINNKMKEFSGGTKTN is encoded by the coding sequence GTGAACAGAGGATTGCTTCTCGTAATTTCGGCGCCCAGCGGGGCGGGGAAAACAACGATCGTGAGAGAGGTTTTACAGCGTTTCCCATCGTTTGAGTTTTCCGTATCAGCCACTACCCGTGAAATGCGACCCGGCGAGATAAATGGGCGAGATTATTTTTTCCTATCAAAATCGGACTTCGAAAATAAGATTGCCGGCGGTGAGCTCGTCGAATATGAAGAGATATACTCAAACTACTACGGCACGTTGAAAGGCGAAATCGAAAGAGCAATATCTGCGGGAGAGAACATAGTTTTCGACGTTGATGTGAAAGGTGGTTTGTCGATCAAGAAGAAGTTTCCTCAGGCGGTGACAATCTTCATCAAGCCGCCGAGCTTCGAAATACTGAAAGAAAGGCTTGAGATGCGAGGAAGCGAGACGAAGGAACAGATTGAAAGACGGCTGAAGCGGGTGCCGATGGAGCTTGAGAAAGGGGAATTTTATGACTATATTATTATAAATGATGATTTGGAAAGAGCGGTTTCTGAGGTTTCCGAGATCATAAATAACAAAATGAAGGAATTTTCCGGTGGGACTAAAACCAATTGA
- a CDS encoding DNA-directed RNA polymerase subunit omega, whose amino-acid sequence MGLKPIELSQLDVVTGNAYEAIAVASQRARQISDERKVEFTQRLEGIKQVQESLEEDEKVNPEQVELSKEFDKCSKPTEQALDELVHGKIAYRYKSSE is encoded by the coding sequence GTGGGACTAAAACCAATTGAATTGTCACAACTCGACGTCGTAACGGGTAACGCCTACGAGGCGATCGCAGTCGCATCGCAAAGAGCAAGACAGATCAGCGACGAGAGAAAAGTCGAATTCACTCAACGGCTTGAGGGCATAAAACAGGTCCAGGAGTCGCTTGAGGAGGATGAGAAAGTAAATCCGGAGCAAGTTGAATTGAGCAAAGAATTCGATAAATGTTCGAAGCCAACGGAGCAAGCCCTCGATGAGCTGGTCCATGGCAAGATTGCTTATCGCTATAAATCGTCCGAATAA
- the coaBC gene encoding bifunctional phosphopantothenoylcysteine decarboxylase/phosphopantothenate--cysteine ligase CoaBC has product MTSQPSFLKDKKIILGICGSIAAYKSAYLLRELQRKGADVRVVMTRPATNFIAPLTFSSLSHNQVYVEMFPDQDTSIEHVNLGLWADAMLIAPITASTIAKLVQGFADNFLTSTALALRAPLIIAPAMDVDMYVHPATKANISRLKERGVVVIDSEEGELASGLSGAGRLAEVEKIVNEVERLFESGRCDLSGKNILVTAGPTQEPIDAVRFISNRSSGKMGFALASAAANRGAEVKLISGPVSLETPRNVARENVSTAYDMYEAVQKNFDWCDALVMTAAVSDYRVPDPFDRKLKREGSGGRNLEIRLVENIDILKSLSDKKGKRIIVGFALETDDGVENAVKKLREKCLDMIVLNNPRDEGSGFGTDTNKVTLFLGDGEKKDIPLLPKYEVALKILDEIVVFLREKV; this is encoded by the coding sequence ATGACCTCTCAACCATCATTTCTCAAAGATAAAAAGATAATTCTAGGAATATGCGGAAGCATAGCGGCTTATAAGAGCGCATATTTGCTCCGTGAGCTTCAGAGGAAGGGGGCCGACGTCAGAGTGGTAATGACTCGACCCGCTACTAACTTTATCGCACCCCTTACTTTTTCATCGCTCTCTCATAACCAGGTATATGTTGAAATGTTTCCAGATCAGGACACTTCCATCGAACATGTTAACCTTGGTTTATGGGCTGATGCGATGCTGATCGCGCCGATAACGGCATCTACTATTGCTAAGCTCGTTCAGGGTTTCGCGGATAATTTTCTTACTTCGACAGCGTTGGCGCTTCGTGCGCCGCTGATTATTGCGCCTGCCATGGACGTTGATATGTATGTCCACCCGGCAACGAAAGCCAATATTTCTAGATTGAAAGAGCGCGGCGTTGTGGTCATTGATTCTGAAGAAGGAGAGCTTGCCAGCGGACTCAGCGGTGCGGGACGACTCGCCGAAGTGGAAAAAATTGTTAATGAGGTCGAACGTTTATTTGAAAGTGGCCGTTGCGATCTCTCAGGCAAGAATATTCTTGTGACTGCGGGCCCGACTCAGGAGCCGATCGACGCAGTAAGGTTTATTTCGAACAGAAGTTCAGGCAAAATGGGGTTTGCTCTAGCATCTGCCGCGGCGAACCGAGGGGCCGAGGTGAAGTTGATTTCCGGTCCGGTTTCTCTGGAAACACCGCGAAATGTTGCAAGAGAAAATGTTTCGACGGCATACGATATGTATGAGGCTGTGCAGAAAAATTTCGATTGGTGCGATGCGCTGGTGATGACTGCAGCCGTATCTGATTACAGAGTCCCAGATCCATTCGATAGGAAGTTGAAGAGAGAGGGATCCGGCGGTCGGAATTTGGAGATCAGACTTGTCGAAAATATTGACATCTTGAAATCGCTGTCCGATAAGAAGGGAAAGCGGATAATTGTCGGCTTTGCACTTGAGACAGATGATGGCGTCGAAAATGCCGTCAAAAAACTAAGAGAGAAGTGCCTGGACATGATCGTGCTGAATAACCCTCGCGACGAGGGCTCTGGTTTTGGAACCGACACCAACAAAGTGACCCTCTTTTTGGGAGACGGCGAGAAAAAGGATATTCCGCTCTTGCCAAAGTACGAGGTAGCTCTGAAGATATTGGATGAGATAGTTGTCTTTCTTCGAGAGAAAGTTTGA
- a CDS encoding PorV/PorQ family protein translates to MKEKLIAIILILSAAQAYSQNKVGTTAVPFLGIGAGPAAIGMGGAFTAVATDPSALYWNPGGISRIGQTGALLEHTNYLVGTSYNYFAGVVAFDEDNAVGLSITDLNYGSDIVTTVENPDGTGETWSASDWAIGLTYARNLTDRFSIGGTAKMIMENIYRESSTGWALDAGLLYITPFNDMKIGMEISNFGTDMQLSGSDLLITYDPDKSLAGNNKNIPAQYYTESAPLPLFFRVGLAMDVVKGNDNRLTLAVDAIHPSDNLQSVNVGAEYSWNNLLFARAGYKSLFLPNTQEGLTLGVGLRYEITSLLTVKLDYGYEDFGILKNLQEFALTVGF, encoded by the coding sequence ATGAAGGAAAAATTAATAGCTATCATTTTGATTCTGAGTGCTGCTCAAGCGTATTCCCAAAACAAAGTGGGAACAACCGCCGTCCCGTTTCTTGGAATCGGTGCAGGGCCAGCCGCGATTGGCATGGGCGGGGCGTTTACCGCGGTTGCAACGGATCCGTCCGCGCTATACTGGAACCCCGGAGGTATCTCAAGAATCGGACAGACAGGCGCTTTGCTGGAGCACACGAACTATCTCGTCGGCACTAGCTATAACTACTTCGCCGGCGTTGTCGCCTTCGATGAAGACAACGCCGTAGGTTTGAGCATAACCGATCTTAACTATGGCAGCGACATTGTGACCACTGTTGAAAATCCCGACGGCACGGGTGAGACATGGAGCGCCAGCGATTGGGCAATTGGGCTGACTTACGCTAGAAACTTAACCGATAGATTTTCTATAGGTGGCACGGCCAAGATGATCATGGAGAACATTTATCGGGAATCTTCGACGGGATGGGCGCTCGATGCCGGGCTTCTCTATATAACTCCTTTTAACGACATGAAAATTGGAATGGAGATCTCGAACTTCGGCACGGACATGCAGCTCTCGGGTTCCGATCTTTTGATCACTTATGATCCTGATAAATCGCTGGCAGGAAACAACAAAAACATTCCGGCGCAATACTACACAGAGTCTGCTCCCCTGCCTCTCTTCTTCCGCGTCGGCCTGGCGATGGATGTGGTTAAAGGCAATGACAACCGTCTCACGCTCGCGGTGGATGCCATTCATCCGAGCGACAATCTGCAAAGCGTCAACGTCGGAGCGGAATATTCATGGAACAACCTTCTCTTCGCGCGCGCAGGCTATAAGTCGCTGTTTCTTCCGAACACTCAGGAAGGATTGACCCTCGGAGTGGGACTTCGCTACGAGATAACTTCTCTCCTCACAGTAAAGTTGGATTATGGCTATGAAGATTTCGGAATCTTGAAAAACCTGCAGGAGTTTGCCTTGACAGTTGGATTTTGA